GGGGAGTCGTACGTGGTGGCCGACATCTCGGAGACCGAGAACGATGAGGGGCAGATGATCATCTCGGGCGTGCTCGAACGCGAGTTCACGGCGGAGACCTCCGAGACGTGGGCGAACGACTCGACGGTTTCGCTTGACGATCGCGAGTGGCGCGTCGAGGTTACCGGCGAGAACGCCACCGAGTTCACGCTCGTTGAGGTGCTCGATCGGCAGGCGATCCTCGAAGGCGACGAGAACGCGGAAAACGAGACGGTCACGCTCGACGACGGTGAGTACGTCGCGGTGACGGACGACTCGGGTGAGCGGACGTTAGTGCCCGTCGACGAGTACTTCCCTGCGCCCGAGGAGCGGTCGCACGCGACGGGTGAGACGCTTGAGTACGACGGGCAGACGGTCACGGTCGACGAGGTGACGGCCGACGGTGCCGTCCTCGTGTGGGAGACCACCGAGACGGAGACGGTCGAAGTCGCTCAGGAGTCGATAGTGACGATTGAGGGTACGGACTACGTCGCGCACTTCCCCGACACTTCGACGCTTCGGATGTCGACGGACATCGAGGCGTACGAGACGCAGACCGCCGAGATAGACCGGTTCAACCAGTACAACAGCGGTCTCTCGCGCGTGTTCATCCTCTCGGTCCTGTCGTCGATCATGCTGGCCGGGATGGCGTTCATCCCGTCGCGGTACTGACCTCTCATCGGGTACCCCCCGGACTTCTACCGACAGCCACTACTTCCCGCGACCGTGACTCTAGGTATGACTTCGACACCGGAGAGCGCGCGGCGGACGCGCCCTCTTCAGCGAGCGCCGCCCGCCGCGTGACGGTCGCCGCCGGTGTCGGTGACGGCCGTATTGGTGCCGCTTCCGATCGCTCGTTCGGCCTTCGGAGGCGTCGTCCCGTTCGGCTGGCGGTGATCTCGGCTACCAACTAATGACCACACAGATCAAAGACCCCGTCCACGGATACATCGAACTCTCGGACCCGGTCGTCGATCGCGTGATCGACACCTCGGCGTTCCAGCGGCTCAGGTACGTCAAACAGCTCTCTGCGACGCATCTCGTCTATCCGGCGGCCAACCACACGCGGTTCGAACACAGTCTCGGCGTCTACCACCTCGGGCGTCGCGTCTTCGAGAACCTCCGCGAGGAGCCGTACTTCACCCGGGAGACGTCGTCGGAGACGCTAGACGAGATCCAGTCGACGCTGGAGTGCGCGTGCCTGCTCCACGACGTCGGCCATCCGCCGTTCTCGCACGTCTGCGAGCGCTTCCTCGACCCGGCGGCGCTGCGGGATCGGCTCGCGCAGCGCGGGTTCGCTGCGTCGCTTCGCGAGGCCGGGGTCGGGGACGCTCCGCTCCGCGAGGCGAGCCCGCACGAGCTCATGAGCTGTTTGCTAATCTTAGACCGCTTCGACGACGCGCTTCGGTCGTTGTCGGTCGACCCGGAGGAGGTGTGCGCGTACGTCTTGGGGTACAGCCTGGTGTACGAACGCGGCGGACCGTGGCAGCACGGGCTGGGCGCGCAGCTGCTCCATTCGCCGGTCGACGTCGACCGGCTCGATTACATCTCTCGGGACAACTGGATGACGGGCGCGAACGTGTTGAACTTCGACACCGACCGCATGGTCGACGCCTACACCGCGCACCCCGACGAGGGGCTGGCGCTCTCGGAGAAGGCGCTTTCGACGCTCGGTAACTACCTCGAAGGGCGGATCGCGCTGTACATGTGGGTGACCCAGCACCACAAGTTGGTGTTCGCGAACGCGCTCCTTCGCGACCTCACCGAGCGGGCGGCCGCGCTGACCGGCGAGCCGCCGGTGACGATCGACGGCGTCCTCGACGGCGAGATCGACGACAACACCGTCGCGGAGCGGCTGCGACGACTCGCGCGCGACCGGCCTGAAACCACGTTTGCGACGCTGTACGACCGGTATCGCTCACGCCGGTTCCCGACGACCTGCTGGAAACACCGGATCGCGTACGCGGACCGGATCGACGTCGACCGCGAGGCGTTCGGGGAGTGGCTCGTTTCGAGCGACGACCGTCTCGAACGCGAACTCGCCGGCGAACTAGGCGTCGCGGCCCACGACGTGTGGATCGAGCGGTCGTACGTCCCCGAGTACGAGCCTTCGGAGCTGGCCGACATCCCGATCGCCTACGGGGGGACGACGCGGTCGGCCGGCGACTGGGGACTGTACGGCGACCGCGCGTTCGACAGCCCCATTCCGTTCGTCTACGTGCCGGACGGGAACCGGAAGCGCGCGACCCGGTGGCTCGTGGAGCGGTTCCGGGCCGAGTACGGCGCTGGACGGGAGCCCAACCGATAACACCGGTGTCAGCCGGTCACCGTGCCGTCCCTCTCGTTTTTATACGTCTCGGCCGCCTCCGTTCGGGTATGAGCGACGAGAGCCCGGCTCCGGTCACGTCGGAGCGTCCGGACGCACCGTTCCACACCAGCGGCACCGACCACATCACGGTCTGGGGGAGCAACGAGGAGGACACCCTCGCCTTCTACCGCGACCTGCTCGGGATGCCGCTCGTGTTGCGGCAGCCGAACCTCGACGACCCCTCGCAGACGCACCTCTTCTTCGATACCGGTGACGGCCGGATCCTCACGGTGTTTGTGAGCGACGAGCGAGCGTCCGCGCGCGGCCAGCGCGTCAACACGGGCGCCGTCCACCACCTGTGTTTCAGCGTCGAGCCGGACGAGTACGAGGAGATCATGGCCGCCCTCGAAGAGGCGGGCAAGGGATACAACGTGTTCGACCGCGGCATCTTCCACTCGATTTACACGCAGGACAACAACGGGCTGGTCATCGAGCTGTCGGCCGACAAGTACGAGATCCCCGCCGACCGGAAGGGCGAGGTGCTCGCGACCGCGCAGCGCCTCCGCGAGGAGGACGGCGCGGATTTCGCGCAGGACCGCCACATGGAGGGCGCCCTCGAAGAGCTTGGCCTCCCGGTGAACAAACACGACCTGCCGGACGCCGACGCCGGGGTCGGAGTCTGAGATGGCCGGACGATCCCCGGACCCGCACGCCGGCGACGACCCGCACGGCGACGAGCCGCTCGTCACCGCCGGGACGCCGCTCGACGACGCCGACGCGGCGCTCGTGCTCGTTCACGGGCGCGGCGCGACCGCGCGGAGCGTCGTCGACCTGGGCGAACAGCTCGCCGGCGACCGCGACGTCGCAGTCTCGCCGGCGGAGTCGCCGGCTGCCAGAGAGGCCTCCGGTCTCTCACTACTCGCGCCGGCGGCCGCCGGCAACACCTGGTACCCGAACTCGTTCCTCTCGCCGGTCGCGGACAACGAGCCGGGCCGCACCTCCGGGCTTCGAGCGGTCGGCGCCGCGGTCGACCGCGCGGTCGAGTCCGGAATCGACCGCGATCGCCTCCTCGTCGGCGGCTTCTCGCAGGGCGCCTGTCTCGCGAGCGAGTTCGTCGCCCGGAACCCGACGCGGTACGGCGGTATCGCCGTCTTCAGCGGCGGGTTGATCGGTGAGTCGATCGACGTCGACGACTACCTCGCGGACGCGACCGCGGCCGGCCCGGAGGGGTCCACGGGCGCCGACGGGGGTCCTCTCTTCGGGACGCCGGCGTTCGTCGGCTGTAGCGACGTCGATCCGCACATCCCCGAGGAGCGGGTCCACGAGACGACGGCGGTGCTGGAGGCGCTCGGCGCGGACGTCGACGAGCGGATCTACGAAGGGATGGGGCACGGGATCAACGACGACGAGGTCGAGGCGGCCTCGGAGCTGGTCGCGTCGCTTTCGTAGGTCCGCCTCTCGGCTTCCGAGCCCTTGTCGCCCTACTCTACGGAGCCGCGGCGATCGATAACCCCAGCGCCGCCAGCGCGGCGACGAACAGCGCGCCGCCGAGCGCCGTCGCCCCCGCTGACAGCCCGCCCGTCAGCGTCGCGACCGACGCCGGGACCCCGACGGCGGCGGCGAAAAGCGCCACCGCGATGCTTCCCGTCGCCATCGGGTCGGCGGCTCGGACGCGACGCCGGAGTCCGGAACACTCCTTCGACGGGGCGGCGTCGCGGTCGGCTCCGTCGCCGTCGCCCGCTCGCTCGGCGGGGCCACCGTTCCCGGGCGCACCGCCGGCCTCTCTCGTCTGTCGCCCGGTCACGATCCGCCAGCGGCCGTTCTCGTTTCGCGCCCTGGCGAACTCCCCGCCGACGAGGTCGGCGGCGGCCGGGGAGTAGCCGAGTCCGCGGACCAGCGCGAGGAAGTCGCTCTCGTCGTACCGGCCCGCGGTCGGCCAGCGGTAGCGGTCGCGCAGACGCTCGCCGGTCGGGAGCGCGTACGCGACGCGGACGACGTCACCGTCCCGCTCCCACCCGAGCAGCTGGACCCGGACGGTGCCGTCCTCGGCGGCGTGGCGGTCCAGCAGGTACAGTTCGGTCGCGTCGTCGAGGGCCGCCGGGTCGCGCTCCGCGAAGGCGAGCGACGGCTCCTCGGCGGTCGGTTCCGACCGCCCGACCTCGGGACTGCTCGCCTCCGTCTCCGGAGCGTCCATGGATATCGTTGTCGCTCGACGCTGATAAGTGTCGATCCGAACGGTCAGGAGCCCCGGGACCGCGGTCGGTGGCGCCCCGGCCTCACGCCAGCCAGTCGTCGGGCTTCGTGTCGTAGTCGACCTCGTCCGCGACGATGCGCGCTTCGACCGCGTCGTCGAGGTCGTGTTCGGTCACCTCGCCCCCGTCGTACTGGAAGCGAACGCCGACCTCGGTGCCCTCCGGCTCCTCGCCCCGGCGCTTGGCGCGCCGGGCGGCGCCCTCGTCGTACTCGACGCGGACCGTCGCGAGGTTCACCGGGCGGCCCCACAGCTCGAAGACGCGCTTCAGCGTCTCCTTCGCGCGCTCCTCGTCGAGCGCGACCCCGTTGTAGCGGTGGCCCAAGAGGAGCTCGCCCCGGTTCCGGAAGTTGCCGTCCAGCACGACGACCGTCGGCTTGCCGAAGTTCGTGAACCGGAGGAGCAGCTTCCGGCGCACGTCGTCGGCGTCGACGCTGGCGACGCGGTGCTCCTCGGCGGCCCGGCTGTACTCGTAGGTGAAGTAGTTCCCCTCGCGGACGAACTCGTCCGTGAGGAACGCGTCGATGAACGTCACGTCGTTGTGGCTCTCGCGCACCTCGAACATGCGCTCCCAGCCGGCCGCGCGGTCGACGTCGTCGATCGCGGCCCCGACCGTCTCGTACCGGTCGACGTCGAACAGGTACCGCGCCTGCTCTTCGAGCGCTTCCCGGGAGACGTTCCGGAGCGCGCCGCGGTGGTCCGACCGCGAGAGGACGAAGTGCCGCTCCGCGAGCCCCTCGCGCGTGAGCAGCTTCCACGGGTACCGTTCGACGTCGACGTCGCCGGACCCCTCTTCGTCGTCGCTTCTCTCGGACAGCGCCCGGTCGACCGCCTCGGCGTCGACGCGCGGGTCGCCGTCGGTGGCGAGGTCGGCCAGCTCGTCCAGCGTCGCCGGGCCGGCGCCCGCGATCGCCGGGTGTGGTTCGAGCAGGGCCGCGACCTCGTCTAAGTCGATCCGCGAGTGGAAGTTCTCGGGGGTCACCCCTTCGACGCGGAGCAGCTTGTCGATCACCTCTCGGCGGGCGGCCCGCAGCTCCACGTGCGTCCACAGCTCGAACCCGAGCTTGTAGGGGTTGAGCCCGGGCGAGCCGAGCACCCGCGACATGTGATCCGCGTACGTGAGGAACTCGTCGGGACCGGCGAACCCCTCGCCGCCCATCATCACCGACTCCCAGTACGTCGCCCACCCCTCGTTCATGACCTTCGTCTGCTTCTGTCCCGCGAAGTAGTACGCCTCCTCGCGGATCGCGTCGATGACGGTCGTCTCCCACGGCTCGCGGTCGACCGCCTTCCCGCTCTCGGAGTCGTACCGCTTCCCGTGGTCGCGCAGGAACGCGAGCACGTCCGGACGCGGCTCCTCGGGTTCGACTCCCTCCCCGCGCTCTTCGAGCCACTCGTCGTCGAACACGTCGCGGCGCACCTCCGCGGAGAGGTCGAGGTCGTCGATCCGGTCTTCGATCGCCGCGAGCGGGTCCGCGTCGTCGTCGCTCACGTCCGCCGCGACGCCCGGCTCCTCCACGGAGCGGGCGGCGTCGACCGGGCTGTGCTGGTCGATCGTGTCCTCCAAGGCGGTCACGGCGTCGATCAGCCGCTCCACCTCGTCGCGGTCGACGTCGGCCCGCCTCGCGATCGCCGCGATCCGGTCGGCGTTGCGCTCCAGCCGCGCCGCGGCGTTCGGGCCGTCCTCTCCCCGGTCGGCGTAGAGGCCGAACCAGTCGTTGTTCGAGAAGAAGTCCGCGTGCGCCTCCACGTGGGTGATCACGGCCTTCTGGTCGGCCACCGAGTTCGACTCCTGGAGGAACGCGTGGGCCGGGTCGTCGTTGTTGACTATCTCGAACGCCTTCCCCAGCCCGTGGCGGTCCTTCTTCTTCTGTCGCTCGTAGTTCATCCCCCACCGCCAGTGGGGGTACCGGCGCTGGAAGCCGCCGTAGGCGATCAGCTCGTTCATCTGGTCGTGGTCGACCACCCAGTACCGCACCGGGTACGGATCCAGTCCCAGCCGCTCGGCCAGCGCTCGCGCCTCGCGGGCCGGCTCGTCCAGCGTCTCGGCCTCGCGTTTCGCCTCGACGCGTTCGTCCCTCATCGCCGTTCACCTCCGTCGGCGGCCGCGGACCCGCCGGGAGCCGCGTCGCCGTCGCCGGACGCCTCCGTGCTGAGTATCTCGTAGATGGCGTCCGTCACGTCGTCCGGCTCCGAGACGCGCGCCACCGCGACGTCGTCGGCGTCCGTGAACGCGGACTCGACCTCGTCGGCGTGGCGGGCGTTGGCCGCGCCGTCGCCGGGCTGGGTCTCCACGTACGCGTGGAGGTTCGCGTCGATCGACTCCATCAGCGGGACCACCCGCTCTCTGGTGTCGCTGCCGGCGTTCTCGGAGTCGCCGGCGGCGAACACGTACCGGTTCCACTCGCTGTACGGGTACTCCTCGAGGAGATCCTCGACGAGTTCGTAGGCGCTGGAGATCCGGGTCCCGCCGCCCGACTGGACCCCGAAGAACTCCTCGCGGTCGACCTCCCACGCCTCCGCGTCGTGGACGACGTACCGGAACTCGGCGGCGTCGTACTTTCCGGTCAGGTACCAGTCCATCGGCGTGAACACGCGCTCGACGAGTTCGCGTTTCGTCTCCCGCATCGAGCCCGAGGCGTCGCGGACGTTGACGACGACGACGTTGCGCTCGCGCTCCTCGATCACCTCCGGGTGCCGGAACCGCTCGTCCTCCCGGCGGAAGGGGACGCTGTCGAGCCCCTCGCGGCGGATCCGCTGGGTGACCGGCTCGCGGTCGACCGCGTCGTCGAGCGCGTCGAAGCTCTCCCACCGGTCGAGCGCTTCCACCGGCTCGCCCGCCTCGTCCGCGAGCGTCGCGGCCGCGTCCGCGATCCACGCCCGCGAGACGGGGATCCCCCCGTCGCGCGCCCACGCGAACACGTCGTCCACGTCGGCGCCGGCGACGAACAGCCCCTCGCGGACGTACTCGCCGTCGAAGTCCGTCGCGAGGTGGCGCTTCAGCCCGCGCTTGAAGAACTCGTCGACGTCGAGTGTGCCTCGCGGACCGGCGCGCGCGGTGTCGGTGAAGTCGCCCTCCACCTCCTCGATAACCCGCTTCCCCTTCGGTTCGAGGTCGAGGCCGAGCGCCTCGTCCAGTTCGCGGGCGAACTCCTCCGGGTCCATCTCGTAGTACTCGTGATCGCCGCCCTCCTCGCCCGGCTCGCCCGCCTCGTCGCCGTCGCCCGGCTCGGGGTCGACCGGCTGGCCGGGCTGCGGCTGCCCGTCGCCGCCCTGTCCGACCCCGCCCGCGGACCGCTGATCGTACTCGAAGGCGGGGAGGTCGACCACCTTGACGGGGATCCGAATCCGGTCCGGACCGGAGCCGCCGAGGTTGCCGTGGCTGATGAACTCCGCGAGGTCCTCCCGGCGCGTCTCGCCCACCTCCCGGAACCGCTCGCGGTCCTCGGTCAGTCCCACGGGCTCTCACCCCCGTTCGGGTCGCCGCCGTTCGGATCGCCGTCGGCGGCGCGCCCCCCGTCGACGTCCGGCCACTCCTCCCGCACGTCCTCCATCACGGCGCGGGTCGTCAGCTCCGCGGAGGCGGGGCTGTACCCCCGCTCGCACAGGCGAGCCACCGTCGCCTCCTTCACCCGCGCGGTCTCGGTGTCGGCGGGCGGGTCGGGCCACGCCGCGGGGTCGAGGTCCGGGAACCGCCGCTTCACGTCTGCGAGGTCGTTCGCGTCGATCACCGCCTTCAGGTCGGGCACTTCCCGGAGGTCGACGTCGTCGACGCTGAACGCGTCGCCGCGGTTGCGCCACGCGTACCGCGTGAGCCCCCGTATCACGCGCTCGCGACGGAAGCGCTCGACGTCGCGGCTCGGCTCGGTCCCGCGGTAGTCGCCCTCCTCGAACCGCCCGAGCGTCTCCGTCTCGAACACCTTCATCGCGAGCGGGTCCGGCGCTTCGTCCTCGCGGTCGCGCCTCGTCGGCTCGCCCTCGTCCCACGCGTACACGTGCTCGACGTACTCCGCGACCGTCTCGGTCGAGACGGTCTCCTCCGCGAGGACCGCGTCGACCACGTCTTCCCGCTGTCGCTCGCGGATCCGCGCCGCGACCGGGTCGCGGCGCCCGGCGAACTCCGCGGCCTCGGCCCGCGAGAAGACGGGGGCGTCCTCAAGCCCGTCGGCCATCGCGTCGAGCACGTCCGTCGGGGTGACGACGCGCTCGACGGGGAGGTCGGGGTGGCTGCGGTCGGCGGTCGTCGCGAGCAGGTCCGCGAGCGCGTCCCGGGCGTAGGTGACCGGGATCCCGTTGCGCCCGTCCCCCGCCGCGAGGTCGACGTCGTCGACGGTGACCGCGTCGTCGCCGCGCCGCGTCTCCCCGGTCTCGTACAGCTCCGCGGTCTCGATCAGGTCGAGGTCGCCCGGCAGGTCGTCGGCGTCGAGCCGCGTGACGACCGCGTACAGCGCCGCGGCCCCGACCGCGTGAGGCGCGACCTCGCGCTCGACGACCGTCCCGTCCGACTCCCGGACCTCGACCGACAGCGGCGCCGCACCGGGATCGCCCGCGGCGACGTCCCCGCCGTCCGCGCCGGCGGCGGCAGTCGCGTCGGTCGCGCCGGGGTCGTCGGTGCCGGCGCTCGCCCCCTCGACCGCGGTCGCGCCCGCCACCTCCCGGCGGAGCAGCCGCGCCTCCAGCCGGCGGTTCGTGAGGTAGCGGAACTCGTGTTTCGAGAGCCGCCGCTTCAGCGCCTTCAGCGGGTCGGCGTCCCCCCGCTCGGCGTGGCGGTCTAGCTCCGCGTCGAGGTCGGGATTCGAGATGACGATCAGCTGGGTGTCCAAATCCATCCCGATCCCCTTGTCCAGCTTCACGCGCCGCTCGTCGGGGACGTTGAGCAGTCGCCGGAGCAGGTCGGCGTGCTGGCTCGCGTCCTCGACGACGGTGGCGACGCCGTTCCCCTGCGAGAGCACGCCGTCGTAGCTGAACGCCTGCGGGTTCTTCCGGCCGCGCGAGTCGAGCTCGCGTAACATTCCGCCCATCCACGAGCCGACGAGCCGCTCTTTCGGCGTCCCGTCGTCCTCGGCGTGGAGGACGCCGATCCCCCGGCCCACGTCGACGACGTAGCTCGTCACGCGCAGGTGGTCGCGGTCGGTGATCGACGAGAACAGG
The sequence above is a segment of the Halorubrum sp. 2020YC2 genome. Coding sequences within it:
- a CDS encoding HD domain-containing protein → MTTQIKDPVHGYIELSDPVVDRVIDTSAFQRLRYVKQLSATHLVYPAANHTRFEHSLGVYHLGRRVFENLREEPYFTRETSSETLDEIQSTLECACLLHDVGHPPFSHVCERFLDPAALRDRLAQRGFAASLREAGVGDAPLREASPHELMSCLLILDRFDDALRSLSVDPEEVCAYVLGYSLVYERGGPWQHGLGAQLLHSPVDVDRLDYISRDNWMTGANVLNFDTDRMVDAYTAHPDEGLALSEKALSTLGNYLEGRIALYMWVTQHHKLVFANALLRDLTERAAALTGEPPVTIDGVLDGEIDDNTVAERLRRLARDRPETTFATLYDRYRSRRFPTTCWKHRIAYADRIDVDREAFGEWLVSSDDRLERELAGELGVAAHDVWIERSYVPEYEPSELADIPIAYGGTTRSAGDWGLYGDRAFDSPIPFVYVPDGNRKRATRWLVERFRAEYGAGREPNR
- a CDS encoding VOC family protein; translated protein: MSDESPAPVTSERPDAPFHTSGTDHITVWGSNEEDTLAFYRDLLGMPLVLRQPNLDDPSQTHLFFDTGDGRILTVFVSDERASARGQRVNTGAVHHLCFSVEPDEYEEIMAALEEAGKGYNVFDRGIFHSIYTQDNNGLVIELSADKYEIPADRKGEVLATAQRLREEDGADFAQDRHMEGALEELGLPVNKHDLPDADAGVGV
- a CDS encoding phospholipase; translation: MAGRSPDPHAGDDPHGDEPLVTAGTPLDDADAALVLVHGRGATARSVVDLGEQLAGDRDVAVSPAESPAAREASGLSLLAPAAAGNTWYPNSFLSPVADNEPGRTSGLRAVGAAVDRAVESGIDRDRLLVGGFSQGACLASEFVARNPTRYGGIAVFSGGLIGESIDVDDYLADATAAGPEGSTGADGGPLFGTPAFVGCSDVDPHIPEERVHETTAVLEALGADVDERIYEGMGHGINDDEVEAASELVASLS
- a CDS encoding SpoVR family protein, with product MRDERVEAKREAETLDEPAREARALAERLGLDPYPVRYWVVDHDQMNELIAYGGFQRRYPHWRWGMNYERQKKKDRHGLGKAFEIVNNDDPAHAFLQESNSVADQKAVITHVEAHADFFSNNDWFGLYADRGEDGPNAAARLERNADRIAAIARRADVDRDEVERLIDAVTALEDTIDQHSPVDAARSVEEPGVAADVSDDDADPLAAIEDRIDDLDLSAEVRRDVFDDEWLEERGEGVEPEEPRPDVLAFLRDHGKRYDSESGKAVDREPWETTVIDAIREEAYYFAGQKQTKVMNEGWATYWESVMMGGEGFAGPDEFLTYADHMSRVLGSPGLNPYKLGFELWTHVELRAARREVIDKLLRVEGVTPENFHSRIDLDEVAALLEPHPAIAGAGPATLDELADLATDGDPRVDAEAVDRALSERSDDEEGSGDVDVERYPWKLLTREGLAERHFVLSRSDHRGALRNVSREALEEQARYLFDVDRYETVGAAIDDVDRAAGWERMFEVRESHNDVTFIDAFLTDEFVREGNYFTYEYSRAAEEHRVASVDADDVRRKLLLRFTNFGKPTVVVLDGNFRNRGELLLGHRYNGVALDEERAKETLKRVFELWGRPVNLATVRVEYDEGAARRAKRRGEEPEGTEVGVRFQYDGGEVTEHDLDDAVEARIVADEVDYDTKPDDWLA
- a CDS encoding DUF444 family protein, whose amino-acid sequence is MGLTEDRERFREVGETRREDLAEFISHGNLGGSGPDRIRIPVKVVDLPAFEYDQRSAGGVGQGGDGQPQPGQPVDPEPGDGDEAGEPGEEGGDHEYYEMDPEEFARELDEALGLDLEPKGKRVIEEVEGDFTDTARAGPRGTLDVDEFFKRGLKRHLATDFDGEYVREGLFVAGADVDDVFAWARDGGIPVSRAWIADAAATLADEAGEPVEALDRWESFDALDDAVDREPVTQRIRREGLDSVPFRREDERFRHPEVIEERERNVVVVNVRDASGSMRETKRELVERVFTPMDWYLTGKYDAAEFRYVVHDAEAWEVDREEFFGVQSGGGTRISSAYELVEDLLEEYPYSEWNRYVFAAGDSENAGSDTRERVVPLMESIDANLHAYVETQPGDGAANARHADEVESAFTDADDVAVARVSEPDDVTDAIYEILSTEASGDGDAAPGGSAAADGGERR
- a CDS encoding kinase anchor protein — protein: MSDRTRPDGEGFLDAADEALRGAYDPPMSLASYVDRVLERPTAAASGAGYVLAAIESRGTREVRERGETLDRYRFFDDPANGGEHAVLGNTRALNAFVDDLRAAATGRGSDETIVWIDGPTATGKSEFKRCLINGLRAFSKTDAGRRYTVEWNVSGAGTGGGGGAGAASLSYGDGGDAGEWYRSPVQSHPLSVFPEGVRESVADAVDDAYPIAADVELDPFSREAYDHLESAYRERGRRDLFSSITDRDHLRVTSYVVDVGRGIGVLHAEDDGTPKERLVGSWMGGMLRELDSRGRKNPQAFSYDGVLSQGNGVATVVEDASQHADLLRRLLNVPDERRVKLDKGIGMDLDTQLIVISNPDLDAELDRHAERGDADPLKALKRRLSKHEFRYLTNRRLEARLLRREVAGATAVEGASAGTDDPGATDATAAAGADGGDVAAGDPGAAPLSVEVRESDGTVVEREVAPHAVGAAALYAVVTRLDADDLPGDLDLIETAELYETGETRRGDDAVTVDDVDLAAGDGRNGIPVTYARDALADLLATTADRSHPDLPVERVVTPTDVLDAMADGLEDAPVFSRAEAAEFAGRRDPVAARIRERQREDVVDAVLAEETVSTETVAEYVEHVYAWDEGEPTRRDREDEAPDPLAMKVFETETLGRFEEGDYRGTEPSRDVERFRRERVIRGLTRYAWRNRGDAFSVDDVDLREVPDLKAVIDANDLADVKRRFPDLDPAAWPDPPADTETARVKEATVARLCERGYSPASAELTTRAVMEDVREEWPDVDGGRAADGDPNGGDPNGGESPWD